From Streptomyces sp. NBC_00370, a single genomic window includes:
- a CDS encoding purple acid phosphatase family protein, giving the protein MRSSRPTQAMGPVPRRVAAGATAAFLGLTLALGSGLTSAAVAAEPTAPTGIILGVGANETQRTVTWYTSSDTAQKIQVAPTADLVNNEFPAGAATFDAAGGANIATSGGFNRHATITNLQENTQYSYRVGAEGAWSTVYSFKTQDFEGEYDFLFFGDPQIGSSGDTAKDQAGWQDTLDVALGANPNSELLVSGGDQVETANTEAHWNAFLAPDKLRQYPWAATIGNHDVGGKAYEQHLYTPNTDRSAPFYSNGNPASNTSGGDYWYIYKDVLFIDLNSNSYDPATGGGGDAAHTKYVEDVINQHGSEAKWKVLTYHHSIYSPADHAKDSDNKKRRVDFPTTFSKLGVDLVLQGHDHSYSRSYEIKNGEKANPAEKPGAADVYAGPGGVVYVTANSASGSKYYDITAPDNSGTSGAGNGADPLNIKNYWYNSVQNQEHVRTYVKVQVRNDKLVVENLRSGTCAAPNSAVEHGSSCTNTPEGQPVGSTVDKVTVHPYHGSGQDLQVNVPKAAPGEFGWTIDGYNGLVDLGTAKEAGDHFQANGKINPIAVTDSRRSLAPWSISSSVSDFKDAAKTFSGSYLGWSPRVLQDGAGAKASDSVASGFDDNGKGLSVSRSLGSAAQGHPRGTAKLGADLDLKIPDSVDKGGYRATLTITALSS; this is encoded by the coding sequence ATGAGATCCAGCAGACCGACGCAGGCCATGGGGCCTGTGCCGCGCCGTGTGGCCGCAGGTGCCACCGCCGCGTTTCTGGGCCTGACCCTCGCCCTCGGCAGTGGCCTGACATCGGCCGCCGTCGCGGCGGAGCCCACCGCACCCACCGGCATCATCCTCGGTGTGGGCGCCAACGAGACCCAGCGCACCGTCACCTGGTACACCTCGTCCGACACCGCCCAGAAGATCCAGGTCGCCCCGACCGCCGACCTCGTCAACAACGAGTTCCCGGCCGGCGCCGCCACCTTCGACGCCGCGGGCGGGGCGAACATAGCCACCAGTGGCGGCTTCAACCGGCACGCCACGATCACCAACCTGCAGGAGAACACGCAGTACTCCTACCGGGTCGGTGCCGAGGGCGCCTGGTCCACGGTGTACTCCTTCAAGACGCAGGACTTCGAGGGCGAGTACGACTTCCTGTTCTTCGGCGACCCGCAGATCGGCTCGTCCGGCGACACGGCCAAGGACCAGGCCGGCTGGCAGGACACCCTGGACGTCGCGCTGGGGGCCAACCCCAACTCCGAGCTGCTCGTCTCCGGTGGTGACCAGGTCGAGACCGCCAACACCGAGGCGCACTGGAACGCGTTCCTCGCGCCCGACAAGCTGCGCCAGTACCCGTGGGCCGCGACCATCGGTAACCACGACGTCGGCGGCAAGGCGTACGAGCAGCACCTCTACACCCCGAACACCGACCGCTCGGCGCCGTTCTACTCGAACGGCAACCCGGCGTCCAACACCTCGGGCGGTGACTACTGGTACATCTACAAGGATGTCCTGTTCATCGACCTGAACAGCAACAGCTACGACCCCGCCACCGGCGGCGGCGGCGACGCGGCGCACACCAAGTACGTCGAGGACGTCATCAACCAGCATGGTTCAGAGGCGAAGTGGAAGGTGCTCACGTACCACCACTCGATCTACTCGCCCGCCGACCACGCCAAGGACAGCGACAACAAGAAGCGTCGCGTCGACTTCCCGACCACCTTCTCGAAGCTCGGTGTCGACCTGGTCCTCCAGGGTCACGACCACAGCTACTCGCGCAGCTACGAGATCAAGAACGGCGAGAAGGCGAACCCGGCCGAGAAGCCCGGCGCCGCCGATGTGTACGCCGGTCCCGGCGGTGTCGTCTACGTGACGGCCAACTCCGCCTCGGGCTCGAAGTACTACGACATCACGGCCCCGGACAACAGCGGTACGAGCGGTGCGGGCAACGGCGCCGACCCGCTGAACATCAAGAACTACTGGTACAACTCGGTGCAGAACCAGGAGCACGTCAGGACCTACGTCAAGGTCCAGGTGCGCAACGACAAGCTCGTCGTCGAGAACCTGCGCTCCGGTACCTGCGCCGCCCCCAACTCGGCTGTTGAGCACGGATCTTCGTGCACCAACACCCCCGAGGGCCAGCCGGTCGGTTCGACCGTCGACAAGGTCACCGTGCACCCGTACCACGGCTCGGGCCAGGACCTCCAGGTCAACGTGCCGAAGGCTGCCCCGGGTGAGTTCGGCTGGACCATCGACGGCTACAACGGCCTCGTGGACCTCGGTACGGCGAAGGAGGCCGGCGACCACTTCCAGGCCAACGGCAAGATCAACCCCATCGCCGTCACGGACAGCCGCCGTTCGCTGGCGCCCTGGTCGATCTCGTCCAGCGTGAGCGACTTCAAGGACGCCGCCAAGACGTTCTCCGGCTCGTACCTGGGCTGGTCCCCGCGCGTCCTCCAGGACGGTGCGGGTGCCAAGGCGAGCGACTCCGTCGCCTCCGGCTTCGACGACAACGGCAAGGGCCTGTCGGTCTCGCGCAGCCTCGGTTCGGCCGCGCAGGGTCACCCGCGGGGTACCGCCAAGCTCGGCGCCGACCTGGATCTGAAGATCCCGGACAGCGTCGACAAGGGTGGCTACCGCGCCACGCTCACGATCACCGCGCTGAGCAGCTGA
- a CDS encoding HupE/UreJ family protein — protein MSSRVRRALVVTVTALIAFLSLGVIGQSAQAHGFSSVVYVHVTAGDDGQLRTELKLEYDLFVISTADYENDDPLYRTGNAAFDDRDTERMAAAVNAHAATAVKYVTQRFKVTSNGAACTPKQDGAFTMGVEEGAPYTTLPLAWACPEDSSDHELRSGLFPDSETYVTGTKTIVTYDVDGHSGSGALDAAHPTLSISQAWYERFWEFFRLGAEHLLSGIDHILFLLALIAGSRRLREIVLAATSFTLAHSVTLLLAALGLVDVPSRIVEPVIALSIAVVAGWYLWRLWRRGGHATDLEAMGEGHFSLDRAGWARLGVVFCFGLVHGLGFAGALGVHQAFSWTLLWSLLVFNIGIEGVQLAIIAVVFPVLTVLRHRTPTAGLWATGAISAGVFVMGMVWFVQRAFGL, from the coding sequence ATGTCATCACGAGTCCGCCGCGCCCTTGTCGTCACCGTCACGGCGCTGATCGCCTTTCTGAGCCTTGGTGTCATCGGTCAGTCGGCGCAGGCACACGGATTCTCCTCCGTCGTGTACGTCCACGTCACCGCGGGTGACGACGGTCAGCTGCGTACGGAGCTGAAGCTGGAGTACGACCTCTTTGTCATATCCACCGCCGATTACGAGAACGACGACCCCCTCTACCGAACCGGCAACGCCGCCTTCGACGACCGTGACACCGAACGCATGGCCGCCGCCGTCAACGCGCACGCCGCCACCGCCGTCAAGTACGTCACCCAGCGCTTCAAGGTCACATCGAACGGCGCCGCCTGCACACCGAAGCAGGACGGCGCCTTCACGATGGGCGTCGAGGAGGGCGCCCCGTACACCACACTGCCCCTCGCCTGGGCCTGCCCCGAGGACAGCAGCGACCACGAGCTGCGCAGCGGGCTCTTCCCCGACTCGGAGACCTATGTCACCGGCACGAAGACGATCGTCACGTACGACGTCGACGGCCACTCCGGCAGCGGCGCGCTCGACGCCGCGCATCCGACGCTCTCGATCAGCCAGGCCTGGTACGAGCGGTTCTGGGAGTTCTTCCGGCTCGGCGCCGAGCACCTGCTGAGCGGGATCGACCACATCCTGTTCCTGCTCGCGCTGATCGCCGGCTCACGGCGGCTGCGCGAGATCGTCCTCGCCGCGACGAGCTTCACGCTGGCGCACTCGGTGACACTGCTGCTGGCCGCGCTGGGGCTCGTCGATGTGCCCAGCAGGATCGTGGAGCCGGTCATCGCGCTGTCGATCGCGGTGGTCGCGGGGTGGTACCTGTGGCGGCTCTGGCGGCGCGGCGGCCATGCCACCGACCTGGAGGCCATGGGCGAGGGGCACTTCAGCCTGGACCGGGCCGGCTGGGCCAGGCTCGGGGTGGTGTTCTGCTTCGGTCTCGTCCACGGCCTGGGCTTCGCCGGCGCGCTGGGAGTCCACCAGGCGTTCTCGTGGACCCTGCTGTGGTCGCTGCTGGTGTTCAACATCGGTATCGAGGGCGTGCAGTTGGCGATCATCGCCGTTGTGTTCCCCGTGCTGACCGTATTGCGGCACCGCACACCGACAGCCGGACTGTGGGCGACCGGCGCCATCTCCGCCGGTGTGTTCGTCATGGGCATGGTCTGGTTCGTCCAACGCGCCTTCGGCCTCTGA
- a CDS encoding DUF998 domain-containing protein has translation MRPVPWWALLSSGTAPVLLTAGWTIAGAIQGPTYDPVKKTISILAAYGAPGYWVMTSAVLGLGTCHVITALGLHPAAPLGRLALAAGGVCAILLTVFPAPPSGGSFPHGTVVAVGFALLAVWPVLAVGHGNWASISAWSAHGGWAHFSGWGRQSGLGDHNGSPPWALRTRVAVVASALMWLSGLWFVITLQTDGPDGIAERVLTTAQTVWPLFVVSSCLYHPHHERQPAKTGRW, from the coding sequence ATGCGACCTGTACCCTGGTGGGCCTTGCTCTCTTCGGGGACTGCTCCCGTCCTGTTGACCGCCGGCTGGACGATCGCCGGTGCGATCCAGGGGCCCACCTACGACCCCGTCAAGAAGACGATCAGCATCCTGGCTGCCTACGGCGCCCCGGGGTACTGGGTGATGACCTCCGCCGTGCTCGGCCTCGGCACCTGCCATGTGATCACGGCGCTCGGACTGCACCCGGCCGCACCGCTCGGGCGGCTCGCGCTCGCCGCCGGCGGGGTGTGCGCGATCCTGCTGACGGTGTTTCCGGCGCCGCCCAGCGGCGGCTCGTTCCCGCACGGGACGGTGGTCGCCGTGGGCTTCGCCCTGCTCGCCGTATGGCCGGTGCTGGCCGTCGGCCACGGCAATTGGGCGAGCATCAGCGCCTGGAGCGCGCACGGCGGCTGGGCACACTTCAGCGGCTGGGGCCGGCAGAGCGGTCTCGGCGATCACAACGGTTCGCCGCCGTGGGCGCTGCGAACCCGGGTGGCGGTCGTGGCGAGCGCGCTGATGTGGCTCAGCGGGCTGTGGTTCGTGATCACACTGCAGACGGACGGCCCCGACGGCATCGCCGAGCGGGTCCTGACCACCGCCCAGACCGTGTGGCCGCTGTTCGTCGTCTCGTCGTGCCTCTACCACCCGCACCACGAACGGCAGCCGGCCAAAACCGGGCGCTGGTAG
- a CDS encoding CPBP family intramembrane glutamic endopeptidase: MRVVWQLVAVAAVSFLGGQGLAAVQDSNPWLELAIGALTAVLALFVYGWVVGRTEHRTVTEVELSGAGAAFRRGTLIGVGVFGAVVANFAANGYYHVDGAGSAQGAAGLLGFMAAAAVTEELLFRGVLFRIIEEHTGTWISMALTGVLFGAYHLANPDASLWGAVAIVFEAGGMLTAAYIATRKLWVPIGLHFGWNFAAAGIFSTEVSGNGSTRGLLESTTSGPKLLTGGEFGPEGSVWAILFCVLTAAVFLRLAHKRGTIVPRRRADRVAGRAGAAVTLSR; the protein is encoded by the coding sequence ATGCGGGTTGTCTGGCAGCTTGTGGCCGTCGCGGCCGTCTCTTTCCTCGGCGGGCAGGGGCTCGCCGCCGTGCAGGACAGCAACCCCTGGCTCGAACTCGCCATCGGTGCGCTGACGGCCGTGCTCGCGCTGTTCGTCTACGGCTGGGTGGTGGGCCGGACCGAGCACCGTACCGTCACCGAGGTCGAACTGAGCGGCGCGGGAGCCGCGTTCCGCCGGGGGACACTGATCGGCGTCGGGGTCTTCGGGGCCGTCGTCGCGAACTTCGCGGCCAACGGGTACTACCACGTCGACGGCGCGGGTTCGGCGCAGGGAGCGGCGGGGCTGCTCGGCTTCATGGCCGCAGCGGCCGTCACGGAGGAACTGCTGTTCCGCGGTGTGCTGTTCCGGATCATCGAGGAGCACACCGGCACCTGGATCTCGATGGCGCTGACCGGCGTCCTGTTCGGCGCCTACCACCTGGCCAACCCGGACGCGAGCCTGTGGGGCGCCGTCGCCATCGTCTTCGAGGCGGGCGGCATGCTCACCGCCGCGTACATCGCCACCCGCAAGCTGTGGGTGCCGATCGGTCTGCACTTCGGCTGGAACTTCGCCGCGGCCGGCATCTTCAGCACCGAGGTGTCCGGCAACGGCAGCACCCGGGGGCTGCTGGAGTCCACGACGTCGGGCCCGAAGCTCCTCACCGGTGGCGAGTTCGGCCCCGAGGGCAGTGTGTGGGCGATCCTGTTCTGCGTGCTGACGGCGGCCGTCTTCCTGCGGCTCGCCCACAAGCGCGGCACCATCGTGCCCCGCCGCCGCGCCGACCGGGTCGCGGGCCGGGCCGGCGCCGCCGTTACGCTTTCCCGGTGA
- a CDS encoding sensor histidine kinase, whose protein sequence is MIDLRRVPELWRKVSVPVRDLPLALLILGTSFVPSFQSHGTQFGGLPNRSFDTLAVVALAAECLPLALRRRWPAVSLALVSLGFAVDQLRGYHSLAGTALPVALLSAGSHLERHRRTTVLTATAAYLALVAGLCLLGATEGPADFVMYYLALILPWRIGIWLRDTRAAEAERRRRVAQDTLVAERTRIARELHDVVTHHVTAMVVQAEAARYLTAAPDRLDQTLTAVSDTGRRAITDLRHLLDLLNPDHGPETRAPTVGRLLTLVEQARRAGQPVEFTEEGTPAESVGSAGLVAYRVVQEALTNALKYAHGIRTSVQVRHSEREITVEVSTFGSGSRGASPGGSGRGLAGLRQRVDVLGGDFSAGGRTGGGFVVRARIPAGSTS, encoded by the coding sequence GTGATCGACCTTCGGCGGGTCCCGGAGCTGTGGCGCAAGGTGAGCGTCCCGGTCCGGGACCTCCCGCTCGCCCTGCTGATCCTCGGCACGTCGTTCGTACCGTCGTTCCAGAGCCACGGAACGCAGTTCGGCGGGCTGCCGAACCGCTCCTTCGACACCCTGGCGGTCGTGGCGCTCGCCGCCGAATGCCTCCCGCTCGCGCTACGCAGGCGCTGGCCCGCTGTCTCGCTCGCGCTGGTGTCGCTCGGCTTCGCCGTCGACCAACTGCGCGGCTACCACTCCCTCGCCGGTACGGCGCTGCCCGTCGCGCTGCTGAGCGCGGGGTCGCATCTGGAGCGCCATCGCCGTACCACCGTGCTCACCGCCACCGCCGCTTACCTGGCGCTTGTGGCGGGGCTGTGCCTGCTCGGCGCGACCGAGGGGCCGGCCGACTTCGTCATGTACTACCTGGCGCTGATCCTGCCGTGGCGCATCGGGATCTGGCTGCGCGACACCCGGGCGGCGGAGGCCGAGCGCCGCAGGCGCGTCGCCCAGGACACCCTCGTCGCCGAACGCACGCGTATCGCGCGGGAGTTGCACGACGTCGTGACCCATCATGTGACGGCCATGGTCGTCCAGGCCGAGGCCGCCCGGTATCTGACGGCGGCACCCGACCGCCTCGACCAGACGCTCACCGCGGTCAGCGACACCGGCCGCAGGGCCATCACCGACCTGCGCCATCTGCTCGACCTGCTCAACCCCGACCACGGCCCGGAGACCAGGGCGCCGACGGTCGGCAGGCTCCTCACCCTCGTGGAACAGGCCCGCCGGGCCGGGCAGCCGGTGGAGTTCACCGAGGAGGGCACACCGGCGGAGTCCGTCGGCAGCGCGGGACTCGTCGCCTACCGGGTGGTGCAGGAAGCCCTGACGAACGCGCTCAAGTACGCCCACGGCATCCGCACGTCCGTCCAGGTGCGGCACAGCGAAAGAGAGATCACGGTGGAGGTCAGCACCTTCGGCAGCGGCTCCCGCGGCGCGTCCCCCGGCGGCAGCGGCCGGGGCCTCGCCGGTCTGCGGCAGCGGGTCGACGTGCTGGGCGGCGACTTCAGCGCGGGCGGGCGGACGGGCGGCGGCTTCGTCGTACGGGCCCGGATACCGGCGGGGAGCACGTCGTGA
- a CDS encoding response regulator transcription factor, protein MSGQATEPIRVLVCDDQMLIRTGLVTIIDAQPDLEVAGECGDGRTAVDLASRLRPDVVVMDIRMPVLDGLEATRLLAGAGVADPVKVLVVTTFNLDEYVYEALRAGASGFLLKDAPPAQLLHGIRTVATGAALLDPEVTRRLVGRYATRIRPADTTPDDSNPLTPRELEVLRLIADGFSNSEIAAALVISPETVKTFVSRILAKLQLRDRVQAVVYAYRHGLVI, encoded by the coding sequence GTGAGCGGCCAGGCCACCGAGCCGATCCGGGTCCTGGTCTGCGACGACCAGATGCTGATCCGCACCGGCCTGGTGACGATCATCGACGCGCAGCCCGACCTGGAGGTGGCGGGCGAGTGCGGGGACGGCAGGACCGCCGTCGACCTGGCGTCCCGACTGCGCCCGGACGTCGTGGTGATGGACATCCGCATGCCCGTACTCGACGGCCTGGAGGCCACCCGGCTGCTCGCGGGCGCCGGGGTCGCGGACCCCGTCAAGGTGCTCGTGGTCACCACGTTCAACCTGGACGAGTACGTGTACGAGGCGCTGCGCGCCGGGGCGAGCGGGTTCCTGCTGAAGGACGCGCCCCCGGCCCAACTGCTGCACGGCATCAGGACCGTGGCCACGGGCGCGGCGCTGCTGGACCCCGAGGTGACACGGCGGCTCGTCGGCAGGTACGCGACGCGGATCCGGCCCGCCGACACCACGCCCGACGACAGCAACCCGCTGACCCCGCGCGAGCTGGAGGTGCTGCGGCTGATCGCGGACGGCTTCTCGAACAGCGAGATCGCCGCCGCGCTCGTGATCAGCCCGGAGACGGTGAAGACGTTCGTGTCACGCATCCTCGCCAAGCTGCAGCTGCGCGACCGCGTGCAGGCCGTGGTCTACGCGTACCGCCACGGCCTGGTGATCTGA